Part of the Paroedura picta isolate Pp20150507F chromosome 3, Ppicta_v3.0, whole genome shotgun sequence genome is shown below.
CATATAAGACAacagcctgagccttcggggagggcggtatataaatctaaataaataaataaataaataaataacaacacgTCCCCAAAATATAAAAGCCCCAAACAATAAAATCTACAACAATCTACAATATATAACAGATTACACGGCGGTAAAATAAggataaactacccccccaccccccactcccaacGCCTGGGCCGTTGTGGCCTGCCTCTAGGGGGGGCGGACATGCAGGGGGTGATGGAGGGGGTCGGGGGGGGATTTTTAGGGCTGGGGGAGCACTGAAATCCCTGTGATGGTTGTTCATTATAACCATAAGGAGAATAACATATAAAACTATgcatcatcctcctcctcctcctcctcctcctcagggcgGGGTCGGCGGGGAAGTTCCTGCCAAGGAGGCCGCGGGGGGAGgatcgccccccctccccccagacgcccccctccccccggacttACTCGCGAGGAGGCCTCCCGGGGTCCTCCGGCTGCTGCCaggccgctccctccctccctccccccccctcgcgccTCCTCTCCGGCCCCGCCGCGGCGGAGATTAACCCTTCCttggccgcagcagcagcagcaggagatgagcgcggccccccccctccctccctccctgccaggcGGCGCGCGTGGGGTCCGTCGGCGGGAGGCGGCGCTGCGGCGCGTCAGGGGTTAAGCCGAGCGAGCGGCTTCCTAGAGCGGCCTGGCGAGGCGTCTTCGGCTCTGCGCGAGGCGGAGGAGGCCGCCGGAGGACCGCGGGGAGGTTTGCTCGGGAGTAAGTCGCTGCGGGGGGCGGGATGCGCTTTTCGCTCCCGGGGAGAGGAGGCCCCGCCGAGCGCTTTGAACCGGGCGGGGGTCagggaagcccctccccctccctcccccccctctgccccccctgcACGGGGGCTGCTTCTgcgggtctcccccccccaccgttgcccctgggcagaagcccccccccggccgccccccccaGTGGGACGGgccagagcagaggtagtcaacctgtggtcctccagaggtccatggactacaactcccatgagcccctgccagcgtttgctggcaggggctcatgggaattgtagtccatggacctctggagggccacagtttgcctagccCTGCTCTGGCCAGAGGATCTGGGAGGAGACCCCGAATTTCCTTGGGGAAAGGCCCGAGGGGGAGTCCTGTGGCCTCAGGTTGGGTCCTCACTTCCCAGGGGCCGGTTGTTACAACACACCCTTCCCCTGGATGGGCTCTCCGGTTCCCCGGGTCATGGGTGGCCTGGGGCCTCTGCCGCACTCATAGCCTTCTGTGGCCGCAGTGCCCACTTGACCCGGAACCCTTTGGCCTGGCATAGGCACCACTGATGGGGGGTGATGTGACTTGCCAATGACCTCTAGTTTGAACCCCCAGCATCACCCTCCAGGGAGGCCTTTTTCAAGGTGGTCCTTGCCGCAAAGGCACCTCCAACTTTTCCTTGGCCTGGGTCCCACCATGCAGATGGCTTTGGACCTGGAGCactgtccctccctcccacaggcgTGGAGCTGAGTTCACCCTGTCCTCCCAGTCGCTTCCATGGAGTCTCGGGGCATGGGGGAGCTTGCAACACCCAGCCACCTTACGTTTTTAGCCTGGGGCCTGGGAGCACTGAGGAAGGGGGTGGCCCCTCCTCCAGACAAGCAGGATCATCTGCCCACCACCACACCAGTGGCTCTCCAGTCCCCCCTTGTTGGGTTTTCTCTCCCTCAGCCCATGGAGACTTGTACTGAGGACACACCAACTTGAATTGTACCAGCTTCAACATGTAGTAAGGACTAAGACTCAATGGACAGTTCTCCCAGTGGAGCAAAGCAAGCAGGCTGGTCTCATAAGGATGGGTGTTGGAGCTGGTAATGCtgccagagtttaaatatatGAGAGAGATCAGGTAGTTCCTTTCAGTAAACCTCTACTCCAGGTAGCTATGCTGAGTGTTGCAGGAAGCTaccattttctgttttttctaCTCTTTCTCTGTCAAAATCATCTCTTGTTTtgcagcctgccacccccttgaaccttcacggaatcagcctctccgtcagatggctctccagcctctgtttaaaaatctccaaagaaggagaacccaccacctcccgaggaagcctgttccactgaggaaccactcagactgtcaggaacttcttccggaagctgagacagaatttagaatcatagaatcatagagttggaagggacctcctgggtcatctaatcaaACCCGcttcactatgcagaacactcaccaccctattgctccttcactgttacctgccacccccttgggccttcacagaatcagcctctccgtcagatggctctccagcctctgtttaaacatttccaaagatggagaacccaccacctcctggggaagcctgttccactgaggaaccactctaactggcaggaacttcttttCTGGGTGGATCTGGTCTTCGTTCTCGGTTTCAACAGCCCATGTAGAAGAGAGTTTTGAGGAATTTTAAGGGTCCTTTTTTGAAAAAGCCAAAAATGAAGAGGTTGCAGGAAACTGCATAGCTAGACCACAAATAAAGGCAGGAGCCTCTTTTTACATGTAGTTTATTGTTCGTGTTGATGGACAGGAGGGCCGAGCCCCTGAGACACTTAAATGGAATGAAGGGCAGATCAGCCCTCCTCATGAGGGTGCTAACaggatctctctctttctgcccacAGAAGGTGATCTGAGGAATGAGGAGGATGAGGATCAGCTTCGTCTATCAGCAGGTGAAGACAAGAATGAAGACTTAAGCAGAAACTCCAGGAATCAAGACAAGGCAGAAAGGAAGCTGGATAGTCAAGAAGAGGGATCCACCGATTCCTTACCAAGGCAGGGGGGGATTTGTATGAAGTTATTCACATGGTGGAGGAAGCGTCCaagtgcctggagtgtggaatgaACGTCTCTGCTCCCATCCAATGTAACGTCCATCTGCGAATGCACAGAGGAAAGGAGGCCCATCAATGTCTGGAGTGTGGAAACAGCGTCCTTTGCAGTGCAGAGCTCCTTAAACATCAACAAACAGACACAGGAGAGAAACATAAGAGCTGCTCAAACAGTGGTGAGAGTTTCTCACAGAAATCAGACCATATTAAGCACCTAAGCATTGATTCGGGAGAGAAAAGAATTATCTGTTCAGAGAGTGGAATGACATCCTCTGATggaaaacagggaaatctacATTTCACAAGGAATATTATAACGAAGGCATGTCAATGCTTTCAGTGTGGAAGGTACTTTAAATACAGATCACAGCTCCTTGTGCACCAAAGAAtacacacgggagagaaaccttttgaatgctcagagtgcagTAAAAAATTCACTCACAAATGTAGTCTTCAACAGCACCTAAAAATCCACACAgaggagaaaccatttgaatgcccagagtgtggaaagaaattcagtcacaaATGTAGCCTTCAACAGCACCTacgaattcacacaggggagaaaccttttgaatgtgcagaatgtggaaagagattcagtcagaacTGTGATCTCCTGCtacatcaaagaactcacacaggggagaaaccttttgaatgctcagaatgtgggaagaAATTCAGTCAGCTTGGTACTCTTCAActacatcaaagaattcacacaggggagaagccttttgactgctcagaatgtggaaagagatttcgtCTGAGTGGCAATCTCCTACTGCATCAAAGaatacacacaggggagaagccttttgaatgctccgaGTGTGGAAAGCGATTGGGTGACAGTAGCAATTTTAgacggcatctaagaacccatacaaaggagaaaccttttgaatgttcagaatgtggaaagataTTCAGTAACAGTGGTGATCTCCTaatgcatcaaagaacccacacaggggagaaaccatttgaatgcacagaatgtggaaagaaattcagtcagcttGGTACTCTTCAGCAACATCAtagaatccacactggggagaaaccttttgagtgctccgagtgtgggaagagattcagtggGGCTGGCAATCTTCAACGTCATCAAAGattccacacaggagagaaaccttttgaatgtccaGAATGTGGGAAGACGTTCAGTCAGCGCAGCCATCTTCAAGGGCATTTAAGAACTCACACAGgcgagaaaccttttgaatgctcagagtgtggaaagagattcagtcagagtggaaaacttcaacaacatcaaacaatccacacaggggagaaaccttttgaatgctcagagtgtggaaagagatttaatCGAAGCGGTCATCTTCACAAACATtcaagaactcacacaggggagaaaccttttgagtgttctgagtgtgggaagagatttaGTCAGAGCAGCCATCTTCACAAACATTTAAGAACTCACAAAGGGAGCAGCCTTTTcagtgctcagactgtggaaacagATATAATCTGAGTGAAAATCTTCAACTGAATCAGTGTGACCAAGTGTAAAGTGTTGTGTATTACTACaccttacctttttaaaaatattgtgataACTGTATTTCAATATAATGGGTGTCCTTTgcaaaatatgtattttatttgatgcatttaaaaacaacaataataattcttATAGTCCGTTCCTCCCTGGCAGTCCCAGGACAGGTAAGAACACAATCAAAACattcaatatatatattctaataaATCATATAGTTTCCATCCTTGGTTGGTGTTAGGGTAGATTTCTTCAGATGATTCTTAAATACATTTtctgatagggaggccagtatttTGTGGGTGTTAATTTCCTGACCTCAtctataggcctggcagaacagctccatcgtACAAGCCCTCCAGAATTGTATAAAGAATTGTATATAGCTACAGGAGGACTGATTGATTTCATAGTTGGATTGTACCATCCTTGGTACACCGATATTTAACCCCAGCAAATGTCTCTTGGCAAATCACTTTCTGTTGGTTTATACACGAGGATGCACCCTCAGGATTGAACCTTGGCCTTAGACAGGTCACTGGAATTTGACCATAGTATGTTTAAGTTGTATTTAATGTgcttcattttttgggggggggacttgtttTACAGAGTGGTAGTTCTTGACTGCTGTGATTTTTAATTGTGAGCTCCACGTCTGGTATTATTACATATTGCTGGAAGTGTTCCTTCAtaattaaaaaaagcaaaaattaaaatattcttcaatatttttttaaattggaacatacttatattttgtatttattctaGGATTCTTATGCCCCCAACCAGGTCTCATTGTAATGCTGTAATATTGTGTCCTTTTATGTGTGCGTTTATTCTATTTGACCCTCTGGGTTGAAACATGTCCATGGTTCAGCTACTAAGATGGTATGTGCAATATTGTACAGGCTCTGATGTTTTTTCACTTTTGTTTAATGTACATTGAATaataaatgtttgtattttaattttaacctTTGTTACTCAAACTTTGGGTTTCTGATTCGAAGTTGAGGATAAACAGTGTCTGACGCAGGGCAGGTTGCACTTCGTCTCTGTTCaaaattgtaaaaaaagaaaaagaaagaaagaaaaaggcctgTTTGGTTCAGTATTAGATGTGGAACTGTGTATTGGAAAATGTCTGACTCCAGGCTTGGGTGTgactgtg
Proteins encoded:
- the LOC143834052 gene encoding uncharacterized protein LOC143834052, with product MVEEASKCLECGMNVSAPIQCNVHLRMHRGKEAHQCLECGNSVLCSAELLKHQQTDTGEKHKSCSNSGESFSQKSDHIKHLSIDSGEKRIICSESGMTSSDGKQGNLHFTRNIITKACQCFQCGRYFKYRSQLLVHQRIHTGEKPFECSECSKKFTHKCSLQQHLKIHTEEKPFECPECGKKFSHKCSLQQHLRIHTGEKPFECAECGKRFSQNCDLLLHQRTHTGEKPFECSECGKKFSQLGTLQLHQRIHTGEKPFDCSECGKRFRLSGNLLLHQRIHTGEKPFECSECGKRLGDSSNFRRHLRTHTKEKPFECSECGKIFSNSGDLLMHQRTHTGEKPFECTECGKKFSQLGTLQQHHRIHTGEKPFECSECGKRFSGAGNLQRHQRFHTGEKPFECPECGKTFSQRSHLQGHLRTHTGEKPFECSECGKRFSQSGKLQQHQTIHTGEKPFECSECGKRFNRSGHLHKHSRTHTGEKPFECSECGKRFSQSSHLHKHLRTHKGSSLFSAQTVETDII